A genomic window from Sulfurospirillum multivorans DSM 12446 includes:
- a CDS encoding DUF4209 domain-containing protein, whose translation MTREECGNAPLLLQNFISIRNQIKCQKDCNEFSFNFHQLAQDADESTIARIYFLMSDLCSMMLHPQSKNEPFSPHIILADGRRSAILDDFTSEELDFFELILPECKTYQIKARIADVLWTLKRGKVIDFAKIAIENYQKYPLSHDTIHYAGKAWQRAILLALTINQPTENLTNHILEHIKITSNEDNFYLMRLVEILDIAKLAKEEIEVITTQLEIIAQQYKEQRFYYQSTQYYQYALKWARKLKNQELCHKLLYETGFSFYQNALAQPYEFQSTAHYENALQTLRQIPQKHRDTNNIHALIAEIEKKIPESNQITLEYMQRVKTQIDTKEMVEYSEKAVSNQPKFKTLFIFANLIDIPTKEYFKEQAQAHIQQFPLQHLSGGVHINHDGRTIAKTPSIDLKESTTADFDTLFPTMVQNYKNYIELTAQAYVIPALFQLLLEHRITKEDLYLICTNSTLVPNERVVAWVEGLWHGFELNFLVSIQLLVPQVEHFVRLELKGRGVKTTTIDKEGIETELGLSKLLEKEEIHLVLSENLLFEMQVLLAKPLGYNFRNNLAHGLSEVGEMNSYPAAYVWWLCLKLVINNNSFDFK comes from the coding sequence ATGACCAGAGAAGAATGCGGAAATGCTCCCCTATTGCTCCAAAATTTTATATCAATTAGAAATCAAATTAAATGTCAAAAAGATTGCAATGAATTTTCATTCAACTTTCATCAATTAGCGCAAGATGCCGATGAGTCAACTATTGCAAGAATTTATTTTTTAATGAGTGATTTATGCTCAATGATGTTACATCCACAAAGCAAAAACGAACCATTTTCTCCACACATTATTCTTGCAGATGGTCGTCGTTCAGCAATACTTGATGATTTTACTTCAGAGGAATTAGACTTTTTTGAACTCATCCTCCCCGAATGTAAAACATACCAAATCAAAGCTCGCATAGCTGATGTCTTATGGACATTAAAACGAGGCAAAGTTATTGATTTTGCAAAAATTGCTATTGAAAACTATCAAAAATATCCACTCTCGCACGATACAATTCATTATGCAGGGAAAGCATGGCAACGAGCAATATTATTAGCTTTAACCATTAATCAACCTACTGAAAACCTTACCAATCATATTTTAGAGCATATTAAAATAACTTCAAATGAAGACAATTTTTATTTAATGCGTCTTGTCGAAATTTTGGATATTGCCAAATTAGCAAAAGAAGAAATTGAAGTTATCACGACGCAACTCGAAATAATTGCCCAACAGTACAAAGAACAAAGATTCTATTATCAAAGTACACAATATTACCAATATGCCTTAAAATGGGCTAGAAAATTAAAAAATCAAGAATTATGCCACAAGCTACTCTATGAAACGGGTTTTTCTTTTTATCAAAATGCACTTGCCCAACCGTATGAATTTCAAAGTACAGCACATTATGAGAATGCGTTGCAAACACTCAGACAAATTCCCCAAAAACACCGTGATACCAATAATATTCATGCTCTTATCGCTGAGATTGAGAAAAAAATTCCTGAATCAAATCAAATCACTTTAGAATATATGCAAAGAGTTAAAACTCAAATAGACACTAAAGAAATGGTCGAATACAGTGAAAAAGCGGTATCAAATCAACCTAAATTTAAAACACTATTCATTTTTGCTAACTTAATTGATATACCAACAAAAGAATATTTTAAAGAGCAAGCTCAAGCACATATCCAACAATTTCCATTACAACATTTATCCGGGGGTGTGCATATAAATCATGATGGAAGAACCATTGCCAAAACACCTTCCATTGATTTAAAAGAGAGCACGACAGCTGATTTTGATACACTCTTCCCTACAATGGTACAAAACTATAAAAATTACATTGAACTTACTGCTCAAGCGTATGTCATTCCTGCACTTTTTCAACTACTTCTTGAACATCGCATTACCAAAGAAGATTTATATCTTATCTGTACAAACTCTACATTGGTTCCCAACGAGAGAGTCGTTGCATGGGTTGAAGGACTATGGCATGGTTTTGAACTTAATTTTTTAGTTTCTATTCAACTTTTAGTTCCTCAAGTTGAACACTTTGTTCGATTAGAATTAAAAGGTAGAGGCGTTAAAACAACAACGATCGATAAAGAAGGAATTGAAACAGAGTTAGGCTTATCTAAACTTTTAGAGAAAGAGGAAATACATCTGGTTTTGAGTGAAAATCTACTTTTTGAAATGCAAGTGTTGCTAGCAAAACCACTCGGTTACAATTTTAGAAATAACTTAGCACATGGGTTATCCGAAGTAGGCGAAATGAACTCATACCCAGCTGCATATGTGTGGTGGCTGTGTTTAAAATTGGTCATCAATAACAATAGTTTTGATTTTAAATAA
- the nuoF gene encoding NADH-quinone oxidoreductase subunit NuoF produces MMVKLVSKNFDIPNAHTLEVARNHGRYASLNKLFSMSPDDVTCEVEKSGLRGKGGGGAATGEKWRLIPKNSDKPVYLVINADEGEPGTFKDRQILEFDPHLLLEGIIDSSYAIGAHHAYVYVRGEYVFWINRLQNAIDEAYAAGILGESILGHDYALHVTVHKGAGAYICGEKTALLESLEGKRGHPRLKPKGKEPEWFFGNPTVVNNVETIASVPYIINEGFAAYRAYGTAESPGTMLFGISGQVERPGIYELPYGTSMKEVIYTLCGGIKGGKKLKAVIPGGSSVQILRADEIEGITLDYESLKAHGSALGTGGIIVMDEDVSIPEVMKNLFEFYHHESCGQCTPCREGTGWVDRVLAKIIAGKGTQEDFKTILDACDMLNGKTICVFAPSVAFIAQSYIQKFREEFETLIQ; encoded by the coding sequence ATGATGGTGAAACTGGTCAGTAAAAATTTTGATATTCCCAATGCGCATACCTTAGAGGTGGCGCGAAACCATGGTCGGTATGCCTCTTTGAACAAACTCTTTAGCATGAGCCCTGATGATGTGACGTGTGAAGTTGAAAAAAGCGGACTTCGCGGCAAAGGTGGCGGAGGTGCAGCAACGGGCGAGAAGTGGCGACTTATCCCCAAAAACAGTGACAAACCTGTTTATTTGGTGATTAACGCCGATGAGGGCGAACCTGGAACCTTTAAAGATCGCCAGATTTTAGAGTTTGATCCGCACCTGCTCCTTGAAGGAATTATTGACTCCTCTTACGCCATCGGTGCACATCACGCGTATGTCTACGTTCGTGGTGAATATGTTTTTTGGATCAATCGCTTGCAAAATGCCATTGATGAAGCCTATGCGGCTGGCATCTTGGGGGAAAGCATTTTAGGGCACGATTACGCTTTACATGTAACGGTTCACAAAGGAGCAGGTGCCTACATCTGTGGCGAAAAAACGGCACTTTTAGAATCTCTTGAGGGCAAACGCGGACACCCAAGACTGAAACCCAAAGGCAAAGAGCCTGAATGGTTTTTTGGCAATCCAACCGTTGTTAACAACGTTGAAACCATCGCCAGTGTGCCGTACATCATCAACGAAGGCTTCGCAGCGTACCGCGCTTATGGCACAGCAGAATCTCCTGGAACCATGCTTTTTGGCATCAGCGGTCAGGTGGAACGACCCGGTATCTACGAACTGCCGTATGGCACGAGTATGAAAGAGGTGATCTACACGCTGTGCGGTGGCATTAAAGGTGGCAAAAAACTCAAAGCCGTCATTCCCGGTGGTTCGTCCGTACAGATACTTAGAGCCGATGAGATCGAAGGTATAACGCTGGATTACGAAAGTCTCAAAGCGCATGGCTCCGCCCTTGGAACAGGCGGTATCATCGTGATGGATGAAGATGTGAGCATCCCTGAAGTGATGAAAAACCTCTTCGAGTTTTACCACCACGAATCCTGCGGTCAATGCACTCCGTGTCGAGAAGGCACAGGCTGGGTTGATCGTGTTTTAGCCAAAATCATAGCTGGCAAAGGCACACAGGAAGACTTTAAAACCATCCTTGATGCGTGCGATATGCTTAACGGCAAAACCATCTGCGTTTTTGCGCCATCGGTGGCATTTATCGCGCAGAGTTACATTCAGAAGTTTCGGGAAGAGTTTGAGACATTGATTCAATAG
- the nuoE gene encoding NADH-quinone oxidoreductase subunit NuoE, which yields MSTFLFNQDNEEKFSALLERYPDKSSLMLPSLWMVQYQEGWISLDAMQFVAKKLGCSAMDVYSVASFYSMFLLQPIGTHHIQLCKTLSCMLAGSKTLQEHLQNRLGIKAGETTPDGKFTLSLVECLGSCGTAPCMRLNDDYIENLTLEKLDALLEELSK from the coding sequence ATGAGCACTTTTTTATTCAATCAAGACAATGAGGAAAAATTCAGTGCTCTGTTAGAGCGCTACCCCGATAAAAGTTCCTTGATGCTCCCTTCGTTATGGATGGTTCAGTACCAAGAGGGGTGGATCAGTCTCGATGCGATGCAATTTGTGGCGAAAAAATTGGGATGTTCGGCGATGGATGTCTACTCTGTCGCTTCGTTTTACTCGATGTTTCTGCTTCAACCCATTGGAACGCACCATATTCAGCTGTGCAAAACACTCTCCTGTATGCTGGCAGGTTCTAAAACCTTGCAAGAGCATCTTCAAAACCGCCTTGGCATTAAAGCAGGAGAAACCACACCTGATGGCAAATTTACCCTCTCGTTGGTCGAGTGTTTAGGCTCGTGTGGCACAGCGCCTTGTATGCGACTCAATGATGATTACATCGAAAATCTTACCCTTGAAAAACTCGACGCGCTTTTGGAGGAACTTTCAAAATGA
- the nuoD gene encoding NADH dehydrogenase (quinone) subunit D: MSKSFKEQFKTAYTVDTYGAFILDKALIFKALQTLLEEDKYTFLVDITAIDYLHVKSQPERFAVVYLLRDQNFQNLITIKTYIDSSLATQSVTPLFKSANWAEREIWDQYGIHFKNHPNLKRILNHKEFVGHPLRKDYPITQGQLCHQSDTLMDEMTPRLKSKGYTSHEDLMFLNLGPAHPASHGTIRTFVALDGENITSAVSEIGYLHRGFEKSCENHTYNQIIPYTDRLNYCSAILNNIAYAHAVEGILGVDLPERAKFIRVIIGELSRIIDHLVCLAAILVDMGALTNYWYLYNPREKVYDLLSKLTGARLTNSYMRIGGMSYDLYDGFEHDLKVCLKEIKEGVSDALKLIEHNRIFHDRTQNVGIISKEDAINRGLTGPNLRACGVPYDLRVTAPYYHYETFDFDIALGSVGDVYDRMMVRFEEIKQSTRIINQAMQRLPEGPICVQDHAISLPPKKEVYNNIEGLMNQFKLVYEGVKVPASEYYRAIEGANGELGFFIVSDGSGTPYKVKVRPPCFYAMAAYPRIIEGSMIADAVLTLGSLNIIAGELDR, translated from the coding sequence ATGTCTAAATCCTTTAAAGAACAGTTCAAAACCGCTTACACTGTGGATACTTATGGCGCATTTATTTTAGATAAAGCGCTTATTTTCAAAGCGCTACAGACCCTATTAGAAGAAGATAAATACACTTTTTTGGTCGATATCACCGCCATTGATTATTTACATGTAAAGAGCCAACCCGAGCGTTTTGCCGTTGTCTATCTTTTGCGCGATCAGAATTTTCAAAACCTTATTACGATCAAAACCTACATCGACAGCTCCCTTGCGACGCAAAGCGTGACGCCGCTGTTTAAAAGTGCCAACTGGGCGGAGCGGGAGATTTGGGATCAGTACGGCATTCACTTTAAAAACCACCCCAACCTCAAACGCATTTTAAATCACAAAGAGTTTGTGGGACACCCTTTACGCAAAGATTATCCGATCACGCAGGGGCAACTCTGCCACCAAAGCGATACCTTGATGGACGAGATGACACCGCGTCTGAAATCTAAAGGCTACACTTCGCATGAAGATCTGATGTTTCTCAACCTTGGCCCCGCGCACCCCGCAAGTCACGGTACGATTCGCACGTTTGTCGCCCTTGATGGTGAAAATATCACCTCGGCAGTCAGTGAGATAGGTTACTTACACCGAGGCTTTGAAAAGTCGTGCGAAAACCATACCTATAACCAAATTATTCCTTACACCGATCGGCTGAATTACTGCTCTGCGATTTTAAATAACATCGCTTATGCACACGCCGTTGAGGGAATTTTAGGCGTTGATCTGCCTGAGCGCGCGAAGTTTATTCGTGTTATCATCGGCGAACTCTCACGCATCATCGACCATCTCGTCTGTTTAGCGGCGATTTTGGTGGATATGGGAGCGCTGACCAATTACTGGTACCTTTACAACCCCCGCGAAAAAGTGTACGACCTTCTCTCCAAACTCACAGGTGCGCGTCTAACGAACTCGTACATGCGTATTGGCGGTATGAGTTACGATTTGTACGATGGCTTTGAGCATGATCTTAAGGTGTGTCTTAAAGAGATCAAAGAAGGGGTCAGTGATGCGCTTAAACTCATTGAGCACAACCGTATTTTTCACGACCGCACGCAAAATGTGGGCATTATTTCCAAAGAAGATGCGATCAACCGAGGACTCACAGGGCCTAATTTACGTGCGTGTGGCGTTCCTTACGACCTTCGTGTCACAGCACCTTATTATCACTACGAGACGTTTGACTTTGACATCGCTTTAGGCAGTGTTGGCGATGTGTACGATCGTATGATGGTACGTTTTGAAGAGATCAAACAGAGCACACGCATCATTAACCAAGCGATGCAACGCTTACCAGAAGGGCCTATTTGCGTGCAAGATCACGCGATCTCCCTGCCACCTAAAAAAGAGGTCTATAACAACATTGAAGGCTTAATGAATCAATTTAAACTCGTCTACGAGGGGGTGAAAGTGCCTGCTTCTGAGTATTACCGAGCTATTGAGGGTGCGAACGGAGAGCTTGGCTTTTTTATCGTCAGCGATGGCAGTGGCACACCCTACAAAGTCAAAGTCAGACCTCCGTGTTTTTACGCGATGGCGGCGTATCCACGCATCATTGAAGGCAGCATGATCGCAGACGCGGTTTTGACCTTAGGCAGTCTTAATATCATCGCAGGGGAGTTAGATCGATGA
- a CDS encoding NADH-quinone oxidoreductase subunit B produces MAVGAEAIFGESLITTKLDSAISWARESSMWPYVFGTACCAIEFMSVASSKYDISRFGAEVVRFSPRQADLLIIAGTVSYKQAPILKKIYDQMSEPKWVISAGACACSGGFYDNYTTLQGIDSIIPVDVYVAGCPPRPEAFLDALLEVQKIQATQSLLDDRAKRVFKGVLDV; encoded by the coding sequence ATGGCAGTAGGCGCAGAAGCAATCTTTGGCGAAAGCCTCATTACCACCAAACTGGACAGTGCCATTTCATGGGCAAGAGAATCCTCCATGTGGCCGTATGTTTTTGGAACCGCCTGTTGTGCCATCGAATTTATGAGCGTGGCGAGCAGCAAATACGACATCTCCCGCTTCGGCGCCGAAGTCGTTCGTTTTTCCCCTCGCCAAGCTGATCTGCTCATCATTGCAGGAACCGTCAGCTACAAGCAAGCGCCGATTTTAAAGAAAATTTACGATCAAATGAGTGAGCCCAAGTGGGTCATCAGCGCAGGTGCTTGTGCCTGTAGCGGTGGTTTTTACGACAACTACACAACCCTTCAAGGCATTGATAGCATCATTCCTGTGGATGTGTATGTCGCAGGCTGTCCACCGCGTCCTGAAGCCTTTTTGGATGCTCTTTTGGAGGTTCAAAAGATTCAAGCAACACAGAGCCTTTTAGACGATCGTGCCAAACGTGTTTTTAAAGGAGTGCTCGATGTCTAA
- a CDS encoding NADH-quinone oxidoreductase subunit A, producing the protein MSLELILASSIVALLVILLPTLFLLSRKLGPSNSGNKAKNSVYESGISSPIGNSESRFSAKFYLVAILFVLFDVEIVFMFPWAVNVRELSLFGLFEMFTFIGLLLLGLIYIYRIKALSWQ; encoded by the coding sequence ATGTCATTAGAACTTATTTTAGCTTCTTCAATCGTCGCTCTACTGGTCATCCTTCTTCCCACACTTTTTTTACTCAGTCGAAAACTAGGCCCTTCTAACAGTGGCAATAAAGCCAAAAACAGTGTGTATGAAAGTGGGATTAGTTCTCCCATCGGAAACAGCGAAAGTCGCTTTAGCGCCAAGTTTTATCTGGTGGCGATTTTATTTGTTCTCTTTGATGTGGAGATCGTCTTCATGTTTCCTTGGGCAGTCAACGTGCGTGAACTCTCTCTTTTTGGGCTTTTTGAGATGTTTACCTTCATCGGACTGCTTCTGCTAGGACTTATTTACATCTACCGTATTAAGGCACTCTCATGGCAGTAG
- a CDS encoding L,D-transpeptidase family protein, protein MRYLFFLSLCALALYAATAEDIYKIYKTKGINAVEDFLKKEFESKEVKAPIKEVKKEKEVILEPAVKLGHNRFVKSKTPSEKESVSRDYWLKHLKGIDVSYGYYEDVESLVVCEKEKKRCEVYHVETDGLKLVRGHDDVIMGKSGDKLKRGDLKTPVGVYEITRRFKPTDQFYGPLAFVLSYPNLFDTLRNKSGDGIWIHGMPIDGKDRDDRTKGCVAFENNQLITLDTEINAQSAVVIIGESKVPKMTREQIATILSEVYKWQRAWKVSDVNTYLNFYSNDFKKSDGSGKVQFSNMKKQIFSRKEKKTILFEHMSISPYPTLDDRKLFKISFYQTYKSPSFASKGEKELYIELIGDKMQVLAEK, encoded by the coding sequence ATGCGCTATCTGTTCTTTTTGTCTCTGTGTGCTCTTGCCTTATATGCGGCAACGGCTGAGGATATTTATAAAATCTACAAAACGAAAGGTATCAACGCTGTTGAGGACTTCCTCAAAAAAGAGTTTGAATCCAAAGAGGTGAAGGCTCCGATTAAAGAGGTTAAAAAAGAGAAAGAAGTGATTCTTGAACCTGCGGTGAAACTAGGTCACAATCGGTTTGTTAAATCAAAAACACCGAGCGAAAAAGAGAGTGTATCACGCGATTATTGGCTCAAACACCTTAAAGGGATTGATGTCAGTTATGGTTACTATGAAGATGTCGAGTCGCTTGTTGTCTGCGAAAAAGAGAAAAAACGGTGTGAAGTCTATCACGTCGAAACCGATGGTTTGAAACTGGTGCGTGGGCATGATGATGTAATTATGGGTAAAAGTGGGGATAAGCTCAAACGTGGCGATCTTAAAACGCCTGTAGGGGTTTATGAGATCACCAGACGCTTTAAGCCAACCGATCAATTTTACGGACCTTTAGCCTTTGTGCTTTCGTACCCCAATCTTTTCGATACGTTACGCAATAAAAGTGGCGATGGTATCTGGATTCACGGTATGCCCATTGATGGAAAAGATCGCGATGATCGTACCAAAGGGTGTGTTGCCTTTGAAAACAATCAACTTATAACACTCGACACCGAAATCAACGCGCAAAGTGCCGTTGTGATTATTGGAGAGTCAAAAGTGCCTAAAATGACGCGCGAACAAATTGCCACCATTTTAAGCGAAGTGTACAAATGGCAACGTGCTTGGAAAGTCAGTGACGTCAATACATATTTGAACTTTTACTCGAATGACTTTAAAAAATCTGATGGATCGGGTAAAGTGCAATTTTCCAATATGAAAAAACAAATTTTTTCACGTAAAGAGAAAAAAACGATTCTTTTTGAGCATATGAGTATTTCGCCGTATCCAACATTGGATGACCGTAAACTGTTTAAAATCTCATTTTACCAAACCTATAAAAGTCCCTCATTTGCTTCTAAGGGCGAAAAAGAGCTTTACATAGAGCTTATCGGTGATAAAATGCAGGTTTTGGCAGAGAAATAA
- a CDS encoding alanine racemase, whose protein sequence is MAFITINKAHFFHNLDLLCAKAGGKTKLMAVLKDNAYGHDLRTMAELAAEYGLLRAAVKNIEEAESIADLFEEVLVLVDHPTCKTLSPSISFATHSYEALQALPEGASIHLSLDSGMHRNGIKEEDIEAAMALIHAKKLRLKGVFTHFRSADELNSELFWQRANFERAKLKIKAIAQAYGMPSIAFHSCNSAALLRVSSIGSDDYARSGIAMYGYTTLPSSIASFDLKPVLALWAEKLSSRILKQGERVGYGGVYEAKEDELISTYDIGYGDGFFRFDGFTPVPMADGSLTKGRMSMDSFCLGGDAKKVCMFEDANPLAKQFNTISYEIITKLYPALKRVII, encoded by the coding sequence ATGGCATTTATTACGATTAATAAAGCACACTTTTTTCATAATCTTGATCTTTTGTGTGCCAAAGCTGGGGGCAAAACAAAGCTCATGGCGGTTTTAAAAGATAACGCGTATGGGCATGATCTGAGGACAATGGCAGAACTAGCCGCTGAGTACGGTCTGCTTCGCGCAGCGGTTAAAAACATCGAAGAAGCAGAATCGATCGCTGATCTGTTTGAAGAGGTTTTGGTGTTAGTCGATCATCCTACATGTAAAACACTTTCTCCTTCCATTTCATTTGCAACACACTCTTATGAAGCGCTTCAAGCACTTCCTGAAGGTGCTTCGATTCATCTCAGTCTTGATTCGGGGATGCACCGCAATGGCATTAAGGAAGAGGACATTGAAGCGGCGATGGCATTGATACATGCTAAAAAATTGCGCTTAAAAGGGGTCTTTACTCATTTTAGAAGTGCGGATGAGCTGAACAGTGAACTTTTCTGGCAACGCGCCAATTTTGAGCGCGCGAAACTCAAAATCAAAGCGATTGCACAAGCGTATGGAATGCCATCCATTGCCTTTCACTCGTGCAACTCCGCAGCGCTCTTGCGTGTAAGCTCGATTGGGAGCGATGATTATGCCCGTTCAGGCATCGCGATGTATGGCTACACCACGCTTCCTTCTTCCATCGCTTCGTTTGATCTCAAACCAGTTCTTGCACTCTGGGCAGAAAAACTGAGTTCTCGCATCTTGAAACAAGGAGAACGCGTTGGATACGGTGGGGTTTATGAAGCCAAAGAGGACGAACTGATCTCTACCTATGACATTGGCTATGGGGATGGGTTTTTTCGTTTTGATGGCTTTACGCCTGTTCCAATGGCAGATGGCAGTCTCACCAAAGGGCGCATGTCTATGGACAGTTTTTGCCTTGGAGGCGATGCCAAAAAGGTGTGCATGTTTGAGGATGCAAACCCTTTGGCGAAGCAGTTTAACACAATCAGTTATGAGATCATCACGAAGCTCTATCCTGCGTTAAAGCGAGTTATTATTTAA
- a CDS encoding GGDEF domain-containing protein yields the protein MSKQHYFILASLITLLYWFLDAYTSVSLYGSSLIDEILLQTPHTLIFIKLLTAGLLFTLTLTPLFFKQRMDKNAPIPPNEFAELQRISDILFSSLSTRINVIKALEMLEESLHLESSLLFIYNKESLSLYNENEFIKATFRSKEILPFRTNPSRSAVETFAINCFLEKRMTSKESVKVENRPVTLFSFALKEPRSETALGNLVLASSNAKFLEEQTDMIEKCTQMLTFALSIAAKKELLQNLNSQYSSDTTSHFDKVLNIINFSKVQEHIDQEYKRHKRYHTQLTLVLIDITMLKNLTKVFPAEVVTTLKKDFIQLVIKHTREVDIFGKWSNDQFALLLPDVDFRAGQRVAKKLQAILDETKFARVGKISCSYGITSISPKDTIGSFKARAESALVAASAKEGNAIEVKLQTTELNH from the coding sequence ATGAGCAAACAACACTATTTTATCCTTGCTTCTCTTATCACATTACTCTATTGGTTTCTTGATGCGTATACCAGTGTATCGCTTTATGGCTCTTCGTTGATCGATGAGATTTTACTCCAAACGCCGCACACTCTTATTTTCATTAAACTCTTAACCGCAGGACTTCTCTTTACGCTCACCCTAACACCGCTTTTTTTCAAACAGCGTATGGATAAAAATGCGCCCATACCTCCCAATGAATTTGCAGAGTTGCAGCGTATTTCAGACATTCTCTTCTCCTCACTCTCGACTCGGATTAATGTGATCAAAGCGCTTGAAATGCTTGAAGAGAGCCTGCATCTTGAATCAAGTCTGCTGTTTATCTACAACAAAGAGAGTCTAAGCCTTTACAATGAAAATGAGTTTATCAAAGCCACATTTCGCTCAAAAGAGATTTTACCGTTTCGTACAAACCCCTCAAGAAGTGCTGTTGAGACGTTTGCCATTAACTGTTTTTTGGAAAAGCGCATGACATCCAAAGAGAGCGTTAAGGTAGAGAACAGACCGGTCACGCTTTTTAGCTTTGCGTTAAAAGAGCCTCGCAGTGAAACCGCTTTAGGCAATCTTGTTCTTGCTAGCAGTAATGCAAAATTTCTTGAAGAACAGACAGATATGATCGAAAAATGCACGCAGATGCTGACATTTGCACTCTCCATCGCTGCGAAAAAAGAGCTCTTGCAAAACCTCAATTCGCAATACTCCAGCGATACAACGAGTCATTTTGACAAGGTGCTCAATATCATTAACTTCTCTAAAGTGCAAGAGCACATCGATCAAGAGTACAAACGTCATAAACGCTACCACACCCAATTAACGCTGGTTCTGATCGACATTACGATGCTCAAAAACCTCACCAAAGTTTTTCCAGCAGAAGTGGTGACAACCCTTAAAAAAGATTTTATACAGTTAGTGATTAAACATACACGTGAAGTGGATATTTTTGGAAAGTGGAGCAATGACCAATTCGCCCTGCTCCTGCCTGATGTTGATTTTCGCGCAGGTCAACGCGTGGCTAAAAAACTTCAAGCGATTTTAGATGAGACCAAATTTGCCAGAGTAGGCAAAATCAGTTGCAGTTATGGCATCACCTCGATTTCGCCCAAAGACACCATCGGTAGCTTTAAAGCCAGAGCCGAGAGTGCCCTTGTTGCAGCCTCAGCCAAAGAGGGCAATGCCATCGAGGTAAAACTTCAAACCACAGAGTTAAATCATTAA
- a CDS encoding PP0621 family protein — MLIKIALFAGVIFLIYIFFFKNSRKDDIQKSASKKVLEGETMVECHACSTFISHKEAIIKDGLFYCSKECARLP; from the coding sequence ATGTTAATTAAAATTGCGTTGTTTGCCGGTGTCATCTTTCTGATTTATATCTTTTTTTTCAAAAATAGCCGTAAAGACGATATTCAAAAAAGTGCCTCTAAAAAAGTTCTAGAAGGTGAAACAATGGTCGAGTGCCATGCGTGTTCAACCTTTATCAGCCACAAAGAGGCCATCATCAAAGATGGACTTTTTTACTGCTCGAAAGAGTGTGCAAGGTTGCCCTAA